In a genomic window of Vespula vulgaris chromosome 13, iyVesVulg1.1, whole genome shotgun sequence:
- the LOC127068492 gene encoding uncharacterized protein LOC127068492 has translation MSVAGLSCYGDGFRLAGPPSECSLRSKARIDALFEDCRSICSSTLGGWYAGVSTVTSIHCEDQSFEEQKRVNSAVQARIEAMFASVEAESGTPGECAAAILPVKYMGAAPVGGRVASIRGLQEPLRQLLERIDGSIQAELEVSRRGLSFRTSETCEKNNPFRRIAVWSALRLRCRKIPSGESHYAFLPLVGDPDQGQGADDKHADLYRTMRGLKSDVDVYPPIFAVVMRRAGAARLLECHAFACQTEEDAVAAAATLYRALLADLDGNRRRPRHANGLGCVSLASVVSSVREASPSNKSNLLTSPPPKPNVPPHPVRPPRSKKNSISNSATEDEGNKSVGVQKAPRRKKKTTSDVQAEDILEARGRRREPVKPDKPVSLIQKNLEQFEKKDDDNKSSKNIQHAEKIEIDRPTSRMDKIYDDKTNSSIYGVQSNIYEKVLLSRRSNDFDTNSRSIYLPARKDEAVLSSEKNYGSYDFSRRNFDIGNTKESYSKKSDCFPIYDRIDKPSNAKNPIYMQSAKKNDRQKIYEEHFRDAEKIYSLGQEDIYVPGNKKMDRGHVHSSQEDVFFSRNRKNDVYEDVCKKVLQEKHCSRNRERNSSSGTKLCRVVTMDKPLKKTGSNDLEVEPKIPEYSQPRVRRRSRAGSEPPVSRSESTKKIVQETRLKRSQSDLDVERGDLMTRVELPRRASFLKPGSTRRANNMKGGTPLGFTELFDEFRNQEGLTSVDDILAAIIDPEGMSFNDLKPLYKEFLLKLAATLTQDELYQRSASIMRRRRRPQRRRSTRRPCLLGRAIKRSVSRLKGGPTEFTSVIFPARRLNDSFGSSSSCDARNNHRNRVLANRHGKRRSSWRMSKHGQCHTTSEDSDTCRRASRNAGAAANRSSSGYVSCSECSYDSESCTCISADKCYCSLSRRQLVEPIVPNTIVCACDTDSCSESNKCYCGRTPVRSNILEQLRQKGIVPSESTLSRGGSPDRITSSKTSRSHSSSHNSELLKIQSSPVCGSSDNLALDYDLFSPGRKSQQSSDSEKVLVVSARDTQGRLVYVGGAEREKKCFSHGNVRSDAHHEALSIKKSAEIAAVFGSDSNKICRRASNASSIKSSISLEAGLGYLP, from the exons ATGTCTGTTGCTGGATTGTCCTGTTACGGGGATGGATTCCGATTGGCTGGGCCACCATCGGAATGTTCACTTCGAAGCAAGGCTAGAATCGATGCTCTCTTTGAGGACTGCAG ATCCATCTGCAGTTCTACCCTTGGTGGTTGGTACGCTGGTGTCTCGACGGTAACATCGATTCATTGCGAAGATCAAAGTTTcgaagagcaaaagagagtaAACAGTGCGGTCCAAGCAAGAATCGAGGCGATGTTTGCTTCCGTGGAAGCTGAAAGCGGAACACCAGGGGAATGTGCAGCTGCCATATTGCCG GTGAAGTACATGGGTGCTGCTCCAGTTGGTGGTAGAGTAGCCAGCATTCGTGGCCTTCAAGAACCTCTTCGTCAGCTTCTAGAGAGAATCGATGGATCGATTCAAGCGGAATTAGAAGTCTCTAGACGTGGACTGAGCTTTCGAACCAGTGAGACCTGTGAGAAGAACAATCCTTTTCGTAGAATAGCTGTTTGGAGTGCGTTGAGACTTCGATGTAGAAAGATTCCGTCGGGCGAATCGCATTACGCTTTTCTGCCACTGGTCGGAGATCCTGATCAAGGTCAAGGGGCCGATGACAAGCACGCTGACCTCTATAG gacAATGCGTGGTTTGAAAAGTGATGTCGACGTTTACCCACCTATCTTCGCTGTGGTCATGAGACGAGCAGGAGCAGCAAGATTGTTAGAATGTCATGCATTTGCTTGTCAAACGGAAGAAGATGCAGTTGCTGCTGCAGCTACCTTGTACAGAGCATTATTAGCTGATCTCGATGGGAATCGAAGAAGACCTAGACATGCTAACGGTTTGGGCTGTGTTAGCTTGGCTTCCGTGGTTTCTAGCGTTCGAGAAGCTAGTCCTAGTAACAAGAGCAATTTGTTGACATCACCACCACCAAAGCCGAACGTTCCACCTCATCCTGTAAGACCACCGAGGTCGAAAAAGAATTCCATTTCGAATTCAGCTACCGAAGACGAGGGTAACAAATCCGTTGGTGTCCAGAAAGCaccgagaagaaaaaagaaaacgacatCGGACGTACAAGCCGAAGACATACTCGAAGctagaggacgaagaagagaaccTGTTAAACCGGACAAGCCAGTGAGCCTGATCCAAAAGAACTTGGAacagtttgaaaaaaaagatgatgataataaaagttcCAAAAATATTCAACATGCGGAGAAAATCGAGATTGATCGACCAACTAGTCGTATGGATAAGATCTACGATGATAAAACTAACAGCAGTATTTATGGAGTCCAATCTAACATTTacgaaaaagtattattatccAGAAGAAgcaatgatttcgatactaaCTCGAGATCCATTTACTTGCCAGCTCGAAAAGACGAGGCTGTTCTATCAAGCGAAAAGAATTACGGATCTTACGatttttctcgaagaaattttGACATTGGAAATACCAAGGAATCTTATTCTAAAAAGTCAGATTGTTTTCCTATTTACGATAGAATCGACAAACCATCGAACGCGAAGAATCCGATTTATATGCAAAGCGCGAAGAAGAATGATCGACAAAAGATCTACGAGGAACACTTCAGAGACGCGGAAAAGATCTACAGTCTCGGTCAAGAAGATATTTACGTTCCTGGTAATAAGAAGATGGATCGTGGACACGTTCACAGTTCTCAGGAGGACGTGTTCTTCTCgagaaatcgtaaaaatgatgTCTACGAAGATGTCTGCAAAAAGGTTCTTCAGGAAAAACACTGTTctagaaacagagaaagaaattcatcCTCCGGTACAAAGCTCTGTAGAGTTGTTACCATGGATAAGCCCTTGAAGAAGACAGGTTCTAATGACTTAGAAGTTGAGCCGAAGATACCAGAGTACAGTCAGCCTCGAGTTAGAAGGAGAAGTAGAGCTGGTAGTGAACCACCAGTCAGTAGATCTGAAAGTACCaagaaaattgttcaagaGACTAGACTGAAGAGATCTCAAAGTGATCTTGACGTAGAGAGAGGGGATTTAATGACTAGAGTGGAATTACCAAGAAGAGCGAGTTTCTTGAAACCTGGTAGTACCAGAAGAGCAAACAATATGAAAGGTGGAACTCCTTTAGGATTTACTGAACTCTTTGATGAATTTAGAAATCAGGAAGGTCTGACCAGCGTCGACGACATCTTGGCAGCTATTATAg ATCCAGAAGGTATGTCCTTTAACGACCTCAAGCCACTTTACAAAGAATTTCTATTGAAACTCGCCGCAACCTTGACACAAGACGAGCTCTATCAAAGATCTGCTAGTATAATGAGAAGACGACGTAGACCACAAAGAAGACGATCGACCCGTCGACCTTGTCTGCTGGGACGTGCTATCAAGAGATCTGTGTCGAGATTAAAAGGTGGACCAACCGAATTCACATCGGTTATTTTTCCTGCTAGAAGATTGAATGATAGCTTTGGAAGTAGCTCGTCTTGCGATGCTAGGAACAATCATCGAAATCGTGTCTTGGCTAATAGGCACGGAAAGAGACGGTCGTCCTGGAGAATGAGCAAGCATGGACAGTGTCATACAACTTCGGAGGACAGTGACACGT GTAGACGAGCGAGTCGCAATGCTGGAGCAGCTGCAAATAGAAGCAGCAGTGGTTACGTAAGTTGCAGCGAATGCAGCTACGATTCCGAATCCTGCACCTGTATCTCAGCGGATAAATGTTATTGTTCCCTGTCCAGAAGGCAACTCGTAGAACCTATCGTCCCAAATACGATTGTGTGTGCTTGCGACACGGACAGTTGTTCCGAAAGCAACAAATGTTATTGCGGAAGGACACCTGTACGATCCAACATCCTGGAACAATTAAGACAAAAAGGTATTGTGCCGTCGGAGAGCACCTTAAGCAGAGGTGGAAGTCCCGATAGAATAACATCGTCAAAAACCTCTAGGAGTCATTCCTCTTCACATAACTCTGAATTATTGAAG ATTCAATCCTCTCCAGTTTGTGGTAGCTCGGACAATTTGGCTTTGGATTATGATCTCTTCAGTCCAGGAAGAAAATCTCAGCAATCATCTGATAGCGAGAAGGTGTTGGTTGTAAGTGCTAGAGACACTCAAGGTCGTTTGGTCTACGTTGGAGGGGctgaacgagagaagaaatgtTTCTCGCATGGCAACGTTAGGTCGGACGCTCATCATGAAGCACTCTCGATAAAAAAGAGTGCTGAAATTGCTGCTGTCTTTGGATCCGATTCGAATAAGATTTGTAGGAGAGCTAGTAACGCGTCTAGTATCAAAAGTTCCATCAGTTTGGAAGCTGGTTTAGGGTATTTACCTTGA